A portion of the Cellulophaga algicola DSM 14237 genome contains these proteins:
- a CDS encoding heparinase II/III family protein, with product MNFYKLYYILFFLASGLGFSQAIPTNEVIATNDLINYLTPEVKVKLGSNGPITEAVLAQYFRDKFAERYFYDWNDFDARFQKYKSSNSGAEKSHAENAKDHMDKFSGTTQWKLPFNYLNGAPVNAYALRHLARQHKMVDVAFQYFYEDKNPKYITYFKNQLQSLNGALKADQFEKIEDGNGVYEVFRSGYRVLNWLQIHTMFLGQEAYTDKDQLATIATLLQHGAHLYERNPDFASGNHQTRGMSALAMISVLFRDFKGTDRWYEHSMSLLEEHMSKEINDDGFQFERSVHYHMSDIGTYFYVYQLAKISKLEVKPFWKERLKSLFITLTKISYPNKTAPVLSDDTDDPWAESNDISGALTLGYLLFESPKIGHFANDHVEQKMFWYVSNSQLDMLDHIEAQSPTMKSLEFPKTGYYVMREGWQPKDKMMIISAGLDKDKPDHQHGDMLGVQAMANGKNILPNYQVRYSLSDYGFFKNSMVKNVALVDNVLQGKQYTSNQGGSGFGKFLELPHPKTIAWETNNNIDVFVGRHDGFEKNGVSYSRQIIYLKDDFWVIKDNFSSETPHDYKQVWQGHYSLEETPNLIRSTFDNASGLDIYQLKKTDTVTTSGTRGKQWAVVTKKGQNAFSFISVLYPYQGYANRIDEEKEKPNFKDWIWNDTFWIIEGKEPNSLSKGIETLFFSVNKLQFEKIELTFSNATDVLVTLKDNLLTVQSIGEKEAELSFRNKKNKQMVPLKPGKTVEFVIK from the coding sequence ATGAACTTTTATAAATTATATTATATCCTATTTTTTTTAGCTTCGGGATTAGGGTTTTCGCAAGCAATACCAACTAATGAAGTAATAGCAACCAACGATTTAATTAATTATTTAACTCCAGAAGTTAAAGTAAAATTAGGCAGTAATGGCCCTATTACTGAAGCTGTTTTAGCGCAATATTTCCGAGACAAATTTGCGGAGCGTTATTTTTATGATTGGAATGATTTTGATGCTCGGTTTCAAAAATACAAGAGCAGCAATAGTGGCGCAGAAAAATCACATGCTGAAAATGCGAAGGATCATATGGATAAGTTTTCAGGAACTACACAATGGAAACTTCCTTTTAATTACCTAAATGGAGCACCTGTAAATGCATATGCATTGCGCCATTTGGCACGGCAACATAAAATGGTAGATGTTGCATTTCAATACTTCTATGAAGATAAGAACCCTAAATACATTACCTATTTTAAAAATCAATTACAGTCTTTAAATGGAGCTTTAAAAGCTGATCAATTTGAGAAAATAGAAGATGGTAATGGAGTATACGAAGTTTTTCGTTCGGGGTATAGAGTACTTAATTGGTTGCAAATACATACGATGTTTTTGGGGCAAGAAGCTTATACAGATAAAGATCAATTAGCCACAATAGCGACCTTATTACAACACGGAGCTCATCTTTATGAGCGCAATCCTGATTTTGCTTCTGGAAACCATCAAACAAGAGGAATGTCTGCTTTAGCGATGATTTCTGTATTGTTTAGAGATTTTAAAGGTACAGATAGGTGGTATGAGCATTCCATGTCATTGTTAGAAGAACATATGTCCAAAGAAATTAATGATGATGGTTTTCAATTTGAACGTTCTGTGCATTATCATATGAGTGATATTGGAACTTATTTTTATGTATATCAATTAGCGAAAATTAGTAAATTAGAAGTAAAACCATTTTGGAAGGAGCGGTTAAAATCATTGTTTATTACCTTAACAAAAATTTCGTATCCAAATAAAACAGCACCGGTATTGTCTGATGATACAGATGATCCTTGGGCAGAAAGTAATGATATTTCGGGAGCTTTAACATTAGGCTATTTATTGTTTGAATCACCTAAAATTGGTCATTTCGCAAATGATCATGTCGAACAAAAAATGTTTTGGTATGTGAGCAATTCACAATTAGATATGTTGGATCATATAGAAGCGCAATCTCCAACGATGAAATCGCTAGAGTTTCCTAAAACAGGCTATTATGTAATGCGTGAGGGTTGGCAACCTAAGGATAAAATGATGATAATTTCTGCTGGCTTGGATAAGGACAAACCAGATCATCAGCATGGAGATATGTTGGGGGTACAAGCAATGGCGAATGGGAAAAATATTTTACCAAATTATCAAGTGCGCTATTCTTTAAGTGATTACGGATTTTTTAAAAATTCTATGGTAAAAAATGTAGCCCTTGTTGACAATGTGTTACAAGGCAAACAGTATACATCCAACCAAGGCGGTAGTGGTTTTGGTAAGTTTTTAGAATTGCCACATCCTAAAACTATTGCTTGGGAAACAAACAATAATATTGATGTATTTGTAGGTCGTCATGACGGATTTGAAAAAAATGGCGTATCGTACAGTAGACAAATTATTTATTTGAAAGATGATTTTTGGGTTATAAAAGATAATTTTTCATCAGAGACCCCACATGATTACAAGCAAGTTTGGCAAGGACATTACTCTTTAGAAGAAACTCCAAATCTAATCCGTTCAACATTTGATAACGCATCAGGGTTGGACATATATCAACTTAAAAAGACAGACACAGTTACCACATCTGGAACACGAGGTAAACAATGGGCTGTAGTTACTAAAAAAGGTCAGAATGCATTTAGTTTTATTAGTGTCCTATATCCATATCAAGGCTATGCAAATAGAATAGATGAAGAGAAAGAGAAACCCAATTTTAAAGATTGGATATGGAATGATACTTTTTGGATTATAGAAGGTAAAGAACCTAATTCTTTATCTAAAGGAATAGAAACACTATTTTTTTCAGTAAATAAGCTGCAATTTGAGAAAATTGAATTAACATTTTCAAATGCTACAGATGTGTTGGTTACCCTTAAAGATAATCTGTTAACGGTGCAGTCTATAGGGGAAAAAGAAGCTGAACTGTCATTTAGGAATAAAAAAAATAAACAAATGGTGCCGCTTAAACCAGGTAAAACGGTTGAGTTTGTTATCAAATAA
- a CDS encoding (2Fe-2S)-binding protein — protein sequence MVTLKINGKEHQVDADSEMPLLWVIRDIIGFTGTKFGCGKGLCGACMVLMDGAAINSCQLPVSLAVGKELITVEGDQENLQRLQESWEEFNVPQCGFCQSGQLITATALLNSKANPTEQDINTAMSRNICRCGTYPRIKKAITNSVALKNKE from the coding sequence ATGGTTACACTTAAAATTAATGGAAAAGAACACCAAGTAGATGCAGATTCAGAAATGCCGCTACTTTGGGTTATACGAGATATTATAGGTTTTACGGGTACCAAATTTGGCTGTGGTAAAGGTTTATGTGGTGCTTGTATGGTTTTAATGGATGGTGCTGCTATAAATTCTTGTCAATTGCCAGTTTCTTTAGCGGTAGGCAAAGAATTAATTACGGTAGAAGGTGATCAAGAAAACTTGCAACGATTACAGGAATCTTGGGAAGAATTTAATGTACCACAATGTGGGTTTTGCCAATCTGGGCAATTAATTACAGCAACAGCTTTATTAAATTCAAAAGCTAATCCTACAGAACAAGATATAAATACTGCGATGAGTAGAAATATTTGTCGTTGTGGTACGTATCCACGTATTAAAAAAGCGATTACTAATTCTGTAGCATTAAAAAATAAAGAATAG
- a CDS encoding xanthine dehydrogenase family protein molybdopterin-binding subunit, whose amino-acid sequence MKDVQNVSRRSFIKGIGLASGGLIIASGTSLFNSCSVETKELIAFNPNLFVQLNSDGSLILVASRSEMGQGVRTSLTSVIADEMEADWDRVSIQQAVGDVKYGDQNTDGSKSVRLLYEEMRKIGAATKAILIAAAAKKWEINESECSAENHFILNTKGDKIGFGDLVEIAKTLEVPTDVRLKDPKDFKFIGTYLPSKDVKNLSNGTAVFGLDARLEGMKFAAVKRCPVAFGKVVSFDKTAALKIAGVLDVVEIPMLIKPFGPLGGVAVIATNTWAAFKGKEALKVEWDLGANKDYDSEAYMEEITANVLKKGNVVQSSGSVDEAFKKASKTIESTYQLPHLVHAPMEVPNAVAWVQGDTCEIWAPTQEPQRTRTEVSDFLGTSEENVTVNVTFLGGGFGRKSKPDYVVEAAAISKAIKAPVQVVWTREDDIQHSYYHTVSSQYMKGSIDENGKVTGWLHRFAFPTIGSTFSPGADEPAPWEAASAANVPFEIPNMQFETGKAPAHVRIGWLRSVINIPHGFAINVFADELAHEAGIDPLEFRLNLIGSDRIETTENDYKYDTARLKHVLRTAAKNADWGKKLPEGHAMGLAVHYSFLSYVASVVEVSVINDKVKVHNIHSVIDCGLAVNKNTITAQMEGAAIFGMSLAFYGKITAKEGAITQSNFHDYQMIRMPQVPNIHVEIVENNERPTGVGEPGVPVIAPAIINAIFKASGKRFKNLPLMDYNLV is encoded by the coding sequence ATGAAAGATGTACAAAATGTAAGCAGAAGAAGTTTCATTAAAGGCATTGGATTGGCTTCTGGAGGTCTTATTATAGCTTCAGGAACAAGTCTTTTTAATAGCTGTTCTGTAGAAACAAAAGAACTTATCGCCTTTAATCCAAATTTATTTGTTCAGTTAAATTCTGATGGCTCATTAATATTGGTAGCCTCTAGATCAGAAATGGGTCAAGGGGTCCGCACATCTTTAACTTCTGTTATCGCAGATGAAATGGAAGCAGATTGGGACCGAGTTAGTATACAGCAGGCAGTGGGCGATGTTAAGTATGGTGATCAAAATACGGATGGTTCTAAAAGTGTCCGACTCCTATATGAAGAAATGCGAAAAATTGGTGCAGCTACTAAAGCAATATTAATTGCTGCTGCGGCCAAAAAATGGGAAATAAATGAATCTGAATGTAGTGCGGAAAATCATTTTATTCTAAATACAAAAGGTGATAAAATTGGTTTTGGAGATTTAGTTGAAATCGCAAAAACGCTTGAAGTACCTACAGATGTGCGCTTAAAAGATCCTAAAGATTTTAAATTTATTGGTACATATCTACCGAGTAAAGATGTGAAAAATCTATCAAATGGGACTGCTGTTTTTGGATTAGATGCAAGACTGGAAGGGATGAAATTCGCAGCTGTAAAAAGATGCCCAGTAGCTTTTGGTAAGGTTGTTTCTTTTGATAAAACAGCTGCCTTAAAAATTGCAGGTGTTTTAGATGTTGTAGAAATTCCGATGCTTATAAAACCATTTGGTCCTTTAGGAGGTGTTGCTGTAATTGCAACAAATACATGGGCAGCATTTAAAGGTAAAGAAGCTTTAAAAGTAGAATGGGATTTAGGAGCTAATAAAGACTATGATTCCGAAGCATATATGGAGGAGATTACAGCAAATGTTCTTAAAAAAGGAAATGTTGTTCAAAGCTCGGGTAGTGTTGATGAAGCATTTAAAAAAGCATCAAAAACAATTGAAAGTACTTACCAACTGCCACATTTAGTACATGCTCCTATGGAGGTACCTAATGCAGTAGCTTGGGTACAGGGAGATACCTGTGAAATCTGGGCGCCCACACAAGAACCTCAAAGAACAAGAACAGAAGTAAGTGATTTTTTAGGAACGTCTGAAGAGAATGTTACGGTTAATGTTACCTTTTTAGGGGGAGGTTTTGGGAGAAAATCAAAGCCTGATTATGTGGTGGAAGCTGCAGCAATATCTAAAGCAATAAAGGCTCCTGTACAAGTAGTTTGGACCCGTGAAGATGATATACAACATAGTTATTATCATACCGTATCTTCTCAATATATGAAAGGAAGTATAGATGAAAATGGAAAGGTAACAGGTTGGTTGCATCGTTTTGCTTTTCCTACTATCGGATCAACTTTTAGCCCTGGTGCTGATGAACCGGCACCTTGGGAGGCAGCAAGCGCGGCTAATGTACCCTTTGAAATTCCGAATATGCAATTTGAAACGGGCAAAGCACCAGCGCATGTGCGTATTGGATGGTTGCGTTCTGTAATTAATATTCCACATGGTTTTGCTATAAATGTATTTGCAGATGAATTAGCACATGAAGCAGGAATTGATCCTTTAGAATTTAGATTAAACCTTATTGGTAGTGATCGTATAGAAACTACTGAAAATGACTATAAATATGATACAGCCAGATTAAAACATGTTTTAAGAACAGCAGCAAAAAATGCAGATTGGGGTAAAAAATTGCCAGAAGGTCATGCTATGGGCTTAGCGGTGCATTATAGTTTTCTATCCTATGTAGCTTCTGTCGTAGAAGTTTCTGTTATCAATGATAAAGTAAAAGTGCATAATATTCACTCGGTTATAGATTGTGGTCTTGCAGTGAATAAGAACACAATTACAGCACAAATGGAAGGGGCTGCAATCTTCGGGATGTCATTAGCTTTTTATGGTAAGATTACAGCAAAAGAAGGCGCAATAACGCAAAGTAATTTTCACGATTATCAGATGATACGAATGCCACAAGTACCTAATATTCATGTGGAGATTGTAGAAAATAACGAGAGACCAACAGGAGTTGGGGAGCCTGGGGTTCCTGTAATAGCCCCTGCAATTATTAATGCTATATTTAAAGCATCAGGTAAAAGATTTAAGAATTTACCGTTGATGGATTATAATTTGGTTTAA